In the genome of Deltaproteobacteria bacterium, the window CGCGCCGATTTTTGCCGTCGCGAAAACGATCTCCAGATGCTCGATCCGATTGCCCACCGACAACGCCACGCCATCACCGCGTTTGACGCCGATCGATAATAAACCGCGCGCAAGCTGATTCACCCGCGCGTTCAAATCAGCATAGCTGATCTCGCGAAAGCGATCCTTCGCCGCGATCTTAACCGGAAATTTCCAGGCGTTACGGCGCAAGCCGTCGCCCATTAGCATTGGTACGAAATTCATAGCGTCTCGGGTCCAGCGTCTGGTGTCTAGCGTTTTCCGGATTCAACCCCAGACACTAAACGCTAGACGTTTCTTATCTCCCTTTCCAATTCGCCGGCCGCTTTTCGACAAACGCCTTGGGCCCTTCTTTGGCGTCTTCGGTCTGCATCACCATGCTTTGTAAGTCCGACTCGTAGCGCAGCCCCTGTTCAAAGGTCATATCCATGCCTTTGTAGATCGCGTCTTTGATATAACGTAGCGCGAGCGGTGCGCCCTTGAGAAACGACTGGGCCAGCTTCTCGCCCGCTGGAATGAGTTGATCGTAGGGCACGACTTGATTGACCAGACCGATGCGATGGCACTCGGCGGCATCGTACAATTCGCCGGAGAGACAAATCTCCAGCGCTTTTGGCAAGCCGACGATGCGCGGCAGACGCTGCGTGCCGCCGGAGCCCGCCATGAAGCCCAACCGCACTTCGCTAACGCCGAGACGCGCACCCTCAGCGGCAATGCGAATATCGCAGGCCAGGCTCATGAGTAGACCGGTGCCAACGGTATACCCATGACAGAGCGCCATAGTGACCTTATTCATCGCCGCGATCGCCGGCGCCGGCGTACCGGGGATGGCATTGAACTTATCCTGGCGCGCAATCAGCGGCGAGGCCGGCTCCGCCGTCCCGGCTTCGTTCGATTTCACCCGGTCTTTGATATCGCCGCCGACGGAAAATGCCCGCTCGCCGTTGGCCTTGAAGATGACGACTTGAACGTTGGGGTCCTCTTCCGCGTCTCGGCAGTAGCCAACGATGGCTTTCACCATGTCGCGGTTGACCGCGTTCAATGATTCGGGACGGTTTAACGTGATCCACGCGATTTTGTTTTTAACCTCGTAGAGAATTTTTTCGTCTGGCATTTGGATTCCTCTGTTGGATTTATTTCATCGAACCATGCAGGGGCCGACATGCGTGTCGGCAATCTGGACGGGCGACCGCCGGTCGCCCCTACATCGCTTTTATACCCTATTTAATAATCTTACTCGCCCGCGCCAGCACATCTGGCGGGATCGTCACGCCGATCTGCTTGGCGGTTTTCAGATTGACGATGAAATCAAATTTCGTCGGCTGCTCCACCGGCAGCTCCGCCGGCTTGCGCCCCTTGAGAATTTTATCCACAAATGTGGGTGCGCGACGGAAGAATTGAATGGGATCGGGCCCGTAGAACAGCAAGCCACCCGCTTCGGCGAATTGAAATCCATCCGAGATTGTCGGCAGACGATTTTTGACGGCGAGTTCGGCGATGCGCTGACCCTGCCCGAGTACGGCGGGAAAAAGCGTCTGAATGATCACAGCGCCGACACCGTCTTTCTTCATCGTCGCAAAGGCGCTCTCGATTTCCTCGACTCCATTCAATACCCGCGGCTTAAACCCGATCTTAAAACTCTGGGCTGCCTCCTGCGCTTCCTTAACGAACTGCCGATGAGCTGGATCCGGTCCATAGGCAAGAAACGATATTTGAGAAAGCTTTGGGAGAACTTCCCGCAGCAGCTCCAGACGCTTGCCGGCAAGCTCGGGCAGTATGTTGGTATTTCCTGTGATGTTGCCGCCTGGCTGGGCAAGGCTAGCGACAAAGCCGCTCCCTACGGCGTCCGCCGTGGTGACCATGACAATGGGAATCGTTTTGGTTGCGTTCTTTGCCGCGCTAACCGCGGGCGTGGCTGTCGCCGCTATGATATCGACTTTCATGGCGACCAGTTCGTCTGCAAGCGCCGCCAAAGTTTCAATCTTATTTGCCGCCCAACGATACTCTATGGAGATCGTCTGGCCATCAATGTAGCCAAGCTCGCGCAGTCCTTGCACAAAGGCTTCATCCCTCACGCTGAGCTTGGCAGATAGCGAAAGGTAGCCGATGCGAGGGACTTTTCCCGTCTGCTGCGCAAGAACCGCTCCGTCGATGACGACGGTGATAGCGATAGCGAAAATTCCAACCCATTTTTGATTTTGGATTCTGGATTTTCGATTGCCAGACCGGAACCTTGAAATTAGCACCCGTCTTCTCAGCCGTTTATATGTTTCTCTCAACCTAAACATCCGATTATCCAAAATCCAAAATCGCAAATCCAAAATTCTTCATCTCCCTTTCCACACCGGCGCGCGCTTCTCGGCGAACGCGCGCGGGCCTTCTTTGCTGTCTTCCGTCGTTCCCACCAAGGCCGAAAGATCGGACTCCAGGCGAAATCCCTCATCGATCGACAGCTGGATGCCCTTGGTGATCGCTTCCTTGATGAACATCACCGACATCGGTGCGCCTTTGAGGATGCGGCCGGCCAGCTCTTCCGCCGCCTTCATGACGTCGGCGGCGGGCACGGCGTGGTTAACCAGTCCGAGCTTTTCCGCTTCCGCTCCGCTTACATTGTCACCGGTCATGCAGATCTCCAGCGCCTTGGCGACGCCGACCGTGCGGGCAAGCCGCTGCGTGCCGCCGGCGCCGGGGATGATGCCGCGCTTTACTTCGGCGAGGCCGAGTTTGGCGTCTTCGGCGGCGATGCGCATATCGCAGGCGAGGGCAAATTCCAAACCGCCGCCGACGCAATAACCGCGGATCGCCGCGATCGTCGGTTTGGTCAACGCCGCCACGGCGCGGGTCTGCGTGTGGATACTCAGGCCCGACAGTTTTGCCGCGCGCCGCTCGATCGGCGAGATGCCGCCTTCGGCGCGTTCTTTCAAATCCATTCCCGCCGAGAAAGCTTTCTCGCCGGCGCCGGTAAAGATCGCGACACGAATGCCAGCATCCTCTTCGACCATTCTGCAAGCATCGCACAGCTCGCCCGCCATCTTGCGGTTCACCGCGTTCATCGACTCGGGCCGGTTAAACGTCACGTAGGCAATCTGGTTGCGCACTTCGAATAACACATGTTCAAAAGCCATGGCTGTTTCCTTTCTACATGCCTCTGCTTTTTCGCTCTTCTCTGACGCGATCGAGAAATGACAAATCCAAAAACTCGGCGGGCTTCAGGCCCAGCGGCGCCAGTTCTTTGTCGTTGACGATCAAATTCTCAATCGACTTTGCCGAGATCATCGGCAGCCCCGGCGTCATTTGACTGTAGGCGCGGCGCGTCTCTTCCAATTCCTCACGGCTCCTCGACCGGTAATACTCGCCGAGATATTGATAGACTTTTTCCTTATTCGCTTCGTCACGGTAAAAGTCCATACCGTCAGCCAGGCCGCGCACGAAGTTTAACACCGTGTCGTAGTCCGATTTGATGAACGAGCGAGTCGTCAACGTCGCCGAGATCGGATACTCGAACTCCTGCTTGGACAAATCGATGTGCATCGTCATTCCCGCCTTGCGCGCCATCAGCGTAAAGGGCGGCTGCACGACCGTGGCTTCGAGATTACCTCCCGTAATCGCTGCCCAGCGGTTGCCCATATTGCCCGCCGCGATGATCGAGACATCCTTGTCGGGATTGAGTCCCAACTGCCGCGCCGCGTGGCGCGCGATGAAGTCGGAACTGGCCCCCAGCGCGCTGACGCCTATGCGCTTACCCTTGAGATCTTCGGTCCGCTTGATGGACGGAATCGAGACCAATTGATAATCGAGCTTGTTGCCCACCGCCGCGATGGCGACGAGGTCCTTGGCACCGCGCGCCCAGGCGCGCATCCCCGCCGGCCCGCCTTCCATACCGATGAACAACTCGCGCGCCAACATCGCCTGAATCGCCGCCACACTGCCGGCGATATGCACCGCGCGCAGACGCAGCCCATGCTTCTCGAACGAACCGGACTTATGCGAGACCCAGAAAAAGCTCGTTGAGCCGCCGATGGGATAGGAGACCGTGATCTCGCGGAGGGGTTTGGGTTGGGCGGACGTGTCGCCAACGAAAGCCACCGCAATGAAGAAAAACGAGAAGACTAGAGACCGACAAATCTTCGTCATCGCTGCTCCCTCGCATGCCCTCGTGAATCAACACTTGAAGCGGCAATTCTTACCCTCGCCCTCTGGGAGAGGGTAGGGTGAGGGCGCTTCAAAGCGTCACTTATACGCTCGAGTACACCGGTCGTGTTCGTCAGCACTTCATCATTCCAGAAACGCAAAACGCGAAACCCTTGGCGCTCAAGAAACTGCGTCCGATCACGGTCTTCGGCTAATCTGCCGGCGTGCTGGCCGCCATCCAACTCGACGACGAGAGCTCTCTCCACGCAGCAAAAATCGGCGATGAACGGACCGATCGGATGTTGTCGCCGAAATTTTGCTCCGAACAATTGATTCGCTCGCAAGCAGGCCCAAAGCTTCTTTTCCGCGTCGGTTGTTGCAGATCTGAGCTTACGTGCGCGGAGTTTTTGATTTTGTGAATATGGCAGCACGAGCGTGCCCTCACCCTAACCCTCTCCCAGAGGGCGAGGGAACTTCGGAATCATGCGTCTTTGATTCCGATCGATGGTCTTCAATCCAAAATCCAAAAGCGGCCCTGCGGACGGAAATCCAAAATCGTTCAGGCCAGCTCAAAACACGGCAGCTTAATTTCCGGATTGTGCGTCTGCTCGAATCTCACTTTCACCCGGTCGCCCATCTTCACTTTTTCTTTGTTGTCACCGAGCAGTCTACTCTCAATGATCACACCTTCGTCGAGAATCACATTGATGTAATAAATCGGCGCGTCTTCTTTGAACGCCGGGTTGCGCGGCACACGCACCAGCGTGAAGCTATGGATTTTGCCGGTGCCTTTGGCTTCGAACCAATCGACTTCGCCAAAGCAATCGACGCAGGCGATGCGCGGGAAGAACTGCACTTTGCTGCAGCTTTTGCATTTCTGCAGTAGAAACTTATTGTTTTTCGCGCCCTCCCAAAACGGCCGGTCGACCGGGTTGATCTTGGGCAAACTTTTTTGCGGTGCTCTTGCTTCAGCCATTACTTTCTCCTTTCCAGGACCATGGCGCTGGTCGTCCCGAGGTTGCGCCCGTAGTTGAGCCAGCCGATGCCGGTGACCAGTGCGCGCTCGGCTTTTTTCACCTGATGACCTTCGGCTTCGCCGCGCAACTGCCGCAGCGCTTCGACGACATGCAAAAATCCACCGGCGAGCCCTGCCTGTCCCACAGACAACTCACCGCCGCCGGTGTTGACCGGAAAATCACCGTTGTAGGTCAGGTCGTGGGCATCGACGAACTTGCCGATCTCGCCTTTTTTGCAGTAGCCGAAGTCTTCGATCTGAATCATCACGGCAATCGGGTAGTCGTCGTAAATTTCGAAAATATCGATGTCCTCGCGCTTCACCTCGGAAAAAATCTTTTCACCGACCACTTTCATGCCGAAGGTGGTCTTTTCCGGCAGCATGTTAGCCACTTGATAGTGTACGCGCTCGGCGTCAGTTACCAAGTACACCAACTTATCGGTGATCTGCTTGGCCTTTTCCTCTGATGCAATGATCAGGCACTCTGCCCCCGAGCACGGCATGACGCAATCGAATAATCTGATTGGGTCGGAGATCATGCGCGAATTCAAATAATCCTCCATGCTCATTGGCACACGGAACAGCGCTTGCGGATTATTGAGCGCGTTGAAGCGCTGCGCGGTGGCGACCCTGCCGGTCTGCTGCAGCGTCGTGCCGAAGTTCTCCATGTGCAAGCGCTGGATCAGCGCCATCAAGGAATTCGGCCCGCCGTAGCCGTAAACGTCGACGAAATTGCCGCGCTGATATTCCAATGGCCGCTGGTGCGCGACGCTCCGGTCAAACGAATTGCCGGCAAGCAGCAGGGCGATATCGAGATGGCCGCATTCGATGGCATCCGCCGCCCGGCTCACCGCGCCGACGCCGCTGGCGCCGCCGTAGTCGGCGTTCAACACCCAGCCGAGCTCAAAGCCCAACTGCTCCGCCACGTGCGGCGCGGTGTCGGGACTTGCTTGGGTCGTCACCGACAGGCCATCGATATCTTTCTTCTTCAACCCGGTTTGATTCAACGCCGAGCGGATCGCCTTGGCATATTGCCCCAGCAGCGACTCCTCCGAGTTGCGCGAATACTCCGTCGAGCCGTAGCCGACTAGACAAGTTTTCCTTCGTTTCATGCTTGCTCCTTCCTTCGTCACTGTTTCGAGTTTCGGGTTTTGGGTTCAACTCGAAACTCGGAACACGAAACCCAAAACGAGCGATTACTGGCCTTGTAGGAATCGCTCTCCCTTCGTTCGGTTCATTTCAGACTCCTGCCCATACAACAACCGCATCATCCTGGTTTCTCGATAGAACGTTTCAAACGGAAATTCTTTGGTTACGCCGTAACCGCCGTGGAATTGGATCGCCGTGTCGGCGGCATCGAAGGCCATTTTTGCCGCGCGCTTTTTTGCCAACGCGGCGGCGTAAAAATAGGGCAAATCGTTGTCGGCATGCCATGCTGCGTCAAGTGTCTGCCAGGTGGCGGTCTGTAGATCGATGGACAAATCTGCGAGCTTGAATTGGATCCCCTGGCGCTCGGCCAAGCGCCGGCCAAACGTGACGCGATTCTTGGTATGTTCTAAGGTAGTGGCAAGACACCTCGTGGCAATGCCGAGACAGCGCGCCGCGATGCGCAGCTGCTCAGCGGCGACGAGTTCCGCAATTTCCGACTCGAAGCCCAGCAAACGATCTTTGGGCAGCTTGCACTCGCGCAAGATCAACCGGCCCACCTGCGCGTCGATCGTCAGATCGGTTTCGCTGTCGACGGCCACGCCGGTGGTGGCACGATCCAAAACAAACAACCCCGCGCGCTGTGAGCCTTCCTCGCGCGCCGGCAGGAGAAATATCTCCGCCAGCGGATCAAACACGTCGAGCTCGCTGTTGCTCAGAACATAGCCGTCTTTGGTTTCACGAAAGCGCGTCGTCAGTCCCTCGAGTGCGCCGCTCTGATGGAGCTGAGCGAAGGCGAGCGACAGCGCCATCTCACCGGCAACCAACTTTCCGCTATGCTCGCTGCGCGCCATCAGCGCCGGCACGCAAGCCGGCGCGATCGGCAGCACCGTGCGACCAAACTCACGGTGGATCAAAACCCGCGCCACCATCGACAGCGCTTGACCATCCGACGCCTCGGGTATCTCTAATGAAAAGAGACCGATGCGCCGCGCCATTTTGGTGAGCTGCTGCGCCAACTGCGCATCGAGCTCGCGCAGCGGCGGATCGCCCGGCGGCAGAAATAGTTCGTTCTGTTTGAGAAAAGCCCCCTCGCGCGTGATCAGCTCGCGATTGACGAACTGCCGCGCGGTTTCTTGAATCAGCTTTTCTTCTTCTGAGAGGCGAAATTCCATAAAACTTTTTCACCACGGAGGCACGAAGATCACGAAGTTCAGAAAGCGATTTTTCTTTTTGTCTTCGCGATTTGTTTACCCTGAGCGGCAGGGGCGGCGCGATAAATCGCGCCCCTACATCCTAATTCTTTTTTTTGCGCCTTTTGCGCATTTTGCGGTTAAATCATCCGTTTCCGAAATTCTCTCACCCTACTGCGGTTCCAGCGGTCCCACGCCGGCCCGATACAATGCCCGTTGAATGATATGCCGCTGGA includes:
- a CDS encoding ABC transporter substrate-binding protein — translated: MTKICRSLVFSFFFIAVAFVGDTSAQPKPLREITVSYPIGGSTSFFWVSHKSGSFEKHGLRLRAVHIAGSVAAIQAMLARELFIGMEGGPAGMRAWARGAKDLVAIAAVGNKLDYQLVSIPSIKRTEDLKGKRIGVSALGASSDFIARHAARQLGLNPDKDVSIIAAGNMGNRWAAITGGNLEATVVQPPFTLMARKAGMTMHIDLSKQEFEYPISATLTTRSFIKSDYDTVLNFVRGLADGMDFYRDEANKEKVYQYLGEYYRSRSREELEETRRAYSQMTPGLPMISAKSIENLIVNDKELAPLGLKPAEFLDLSFLDRVREERKSRGM
- a CDS encoding thiolase family protein — translated: MKRRKTCLVGYGSTEYSRNSEESLLGQYAKAIRSALNQTGLKKKDIDGLSVTTQASPDTAPHVAEQLGFELGWVLNADYGGASGVGAVSRAADAIECGHLDIALLLAGNSFDRSVAHQRPLEYQRGNFVDVYGYGGPNSLMALIQRLHMENFGTTLQQTGRVATAQRFNALNNPQALFRVPMSMEDYLNSRMISDPIRLFDCVMPCSGAECLIIASEEKAKQITDKLVYLVTDAERVHYQVANMLPEKTTFGMKVVGEKIFSEVKREDIDIFEIYDDYPIAVMIQIEDFGYCKKGEIGKFVDAHDLTYNGDFPVNTGGGELSVGQAGLAGGFLHVVEALRQLRGEAEGHQVKKAERALVTGIGWLNYGRNLGTTSAMVLERRK
- a CDS encoding ABC transporter substrate-binding protein; its protein translation is MDLRFWILDNRMFRLRETYKRLRRRVLISRFRSGNRKSRIQNQKWVGIFAIAITVVIDGAVLAQQTGKVPRIGYLSLSAKLSVRDEAFVQGLRELGYIDGQTISIEYRWAANKIETLAALADELVAMKVDIIAATATPAVSAAKNATKTIPIVMVTTADAVGSGFVASLAQPGGNITGNTNILPELAGKRLELLREVLPKLSQISFLAYGPDPAHRQFVKEAQEAAQSFKIGFKPRVLNGVEEIESAFATMKKDGVGAVIIQTLFPAVLGQGQRIAELAVKNRLPTISDGFQFAEAGGLLFYGPDPIQFFRRAPTFVDKILKGRKPAELPVEQPTKFDFIVNLKTAKQIGVTIPPDVLARASKIIK
- a CDS encoding endonuclease domain-containing protein translates to MPYSQNQKLRARKLRSATTDAEKKLWACLRANQLFGAKFRRQHPIGPFIADFCCVERALVVELDGGQHAGRLAEDRDRTQFLERQGFRVLRFWNDEVLTNTTGVLERISDALKRPHPTLSQRARVRIAASSVDSRGHAREQR
- a CDS encoding acyl-CoA dehydrogenase; translation: MEFRLSEEEKLIQETARQFVNRELITREGAFLKQNELFLPPGDPPLRELDAQLAQQLTKMARRIGLFSLEIPEASDGQALSMVARVLIHREFGRTVLPIAPACVPALMARSEHSGKLVAGEMALSLAFAQLHQSGALEGLTTRFRETKDGYVLSNSELDVFDPLAEIFLLPAREEGSQRAGLFVLDRATTGVAVDSETDLTIDAQVGRLILRECKLPKDRLLGFESEIAELVAAEQLRIAARCLGIATRCLATTLEHTKNRVTFGRRLAERQGIQFKLADLSIDLQTATWQTLDAAWHADNDLPYFYAAALAKKRAAKMAFDAADTAIQFHGGYGVTKEFPFETFYRETRMMRLLYGQESEMNRTKGERFLQGQ